From Fundidesulfovibrio terrae, a single genomic window includes:
- a CDS encoding type II 3-dehydroquinate dehydratase codes for MTNCRILVLNGPNLGHLGKRQPEIYGALGMDALGSMVEETLGEAASRIELSYFQANGEGQLIDRLEQAWRDKLDGIAFNAGAYTHTSLALADCLAWIGIPCVEVHLSNILARSDQPLRRQSLIGLNCIGVIAGFGMMSYTLAVSALWQHWLKKNS; via the coding sequence ATGACCAATTGCCGCATCCTGGTGCTGAACGGCCCCAACCTGGGGCATCTCGGCAAGCGTCAGCCGGAGATCTACGGGGCGCTGGGGATGGACGCCCTGGGCTCCATGGTGGAAGAGACGCTCGGCGAGGCCGCCTCGCGCATCGAACTGTCCTATTTCCAGGCAAACGGGGAAGGGCAGCTCATCGACCGCCTGGAACAGGCGTGGCGCGACAAGCTCGACGGAATCGCCTTCAACGCCGGGGCCTACACCCACACCAGCCTGGCCCTGGCGGACTGCCTGGCCTGGATCGGCATCCCCTGCGTGGAGGTGCACCTCTCCAACATCCTGGCCCGCTCCGACCAGCCCCTGCGCCGCCAGAGCCTCATCGGGCTGAACTGTATCGGGGTGATTGCAGGTTTCGGCATGATGAGCTATACGCTTGCGGTTTCTGCCCTCTGGCAGCACTGGCTCAAAAAGAATTCGTGA
- the efp gene encoding elongation factor P, whose translation MLSTTDFRRGLKIELDNIPYEIVDFQHVKPGKGGAFVRTKLKNMLNGRVVENTFRSGEKMEKPDMETKEMQFLYKDGSGFVFMDMESYEQFSVDKEVLGDKGGYLVDGMELTMLMYRAKPLDMDLPTSVVLEVTHTEPGLKGDTVSGATKPATLSTGITLNVPLFVNEGEKIKVDTRSGEYLGRV comes from the coding sequence ATGCTTTCCACCACCGACTTCCGCCGCGGCCTCAAGATCGAGCTGGACAACATCCCTTACGAAATCGTGGACTTCCAGCACGTCAAACCCGGCAAGGGCGGCGCTTTCGTCCGCACGAAGCTGAAGAACATGCTCAACGGCCGCGTGGTGGAGAACACCTTCCGCTCGGGCGAGAAGATGGAAAAGCCCGACATGGAAACCAAGGAGATGCAATTCCTTTATAAGGACGGCTCCGGTTTCGTGTTCATGGACATGGAGAGCTACGAGCAGTTCTCCGTGGACAAGGAAGTGCTGGGCGACAAGGGCGGCTATCTTGTGGACGGCATGGAGCTGACCATGCTCATGTACCGCGCCAAGCCCCTGGACATGGACCTGCCCACCTCCGTGGTGCTGGAAGTGACCCACACCGAGCCCGGCCTCAAGGGCGACACCGTCAGCGGCGCCACCAAGCCCGCCACCCTGTCCACCGGCATCACTCTGAACGTGCCCCTGTTCGTCAACGAAGGCGAGAAGATCAAGGTGGACACCCGCTCCGGCGAATACCTGGGACGCGTCTAG
- a CDS encoding DNA translocase FtsK, which yields METERKKILEELIGVTLVFVALFFVVALYSFDPLDPTLNQTTAKGREVANLTGVIGSYLAGILADLFGLAAWFVPALFTYAGIRRLFPLIGITRRHWAGLFGLFLVFLISFGSDWPGPGIRIHQVAGGGYLGGALYRFGARMIHPVGMYLLVTFLGIVSLQLFLGISWQEQTSRMKGALEGVWSQIGPGIMRFLFGPDKAEREALAEGDHEPTAHDPHDPDEELVVKRQAKSEKPAKPKAAAKPQPKPARAQANGVLPPLSLLTQPPAQAGGPSEDVLRAQSASLMTCLSDFGIQGEIVRIVPGPVVTMFEFKPAPGVKVSRISGLSNDIALAMKAMAIRIEAPIPGRDTVGVEIPNVKRQTVYLREVLESDAFNGSPSRLTLSVGKDIQGRPFTADLARMPHLLVAGATGSGKSVCINGVLLSILYKAQPSEVKLLLIDPKRIELAMYADLPHLVHPVVTDMALAKSALDWCVAEMDRRYEAMAVLGVRNLDGYNEKAAKLAANPGPDVEVIEPMPYLVLIIDELADLMMTAAKEVEIAIVRLAQLARAAGIHMILATQRPSVDVVTGLIKANFPTRIAFQVTSRHDSRTILDTVGAEHLLGRGDMLFKPSGAKMVRMHGAFVSDEESARVVEYWKERQAPSYLMDLASWNDASGGDGQGGFGDGESLSDPVYPQALEFVMEQGKASISLIQRRFRIGFNRAARFIEQMEREGLLGPADGSKPRVVLKGKD from the coding sequence ATGGAGACGGAACGCAAGAAGATTCTGGAAGAGCTGATCGGGGTCACGCTCGTTTTCGTGGCCCTGTTCTTCGTGGTCGCCCTGTACTCCTTCGACCCCCTGGACCCCACCTTGAACCAAACCACGGCCAAGGGACGCGAGGTCGCAAACCTCACCGGCGTGATCGGCTCCTACCTGGCAGGGATCTTGGCCGACCTGTTCGGGCTGGCCGCGTGGTTCGTTCCGGCGCTTTTCACCTACGCCGGAATCCGCAGGCTCTTTCCCCTCATCGGCATCACCCGCAGGCACTGGGCCGGGCTCTTCGGGCTGTTCCTGGTGTTTCTCATCTCCTTCGGCTCCGACTGGCCGGGGCCGGGGATCAGGATTCACCAGGTAGCCGGGGGCGGGTACCTGGGCGGGGCGCTCTACCGCTTCGGGGCCAGGATGATCCACCCGGTGGGCATGTACCTGCTGGTCACTTTTCTGGGCATCGTCAGCCTGCAGCTCTTCCTGGGCATATCCTGGCAGGAGCAGACCTCGCGGATGAAAGGCGCGCTCGAAGGCGTCTGGAGCCAGATCGGCCCCGGAATCATGCGTTTCCTGTTCGGGCCGGACAAGGCGGAACGCGAGGCCCTGGCCGAAGGGGACCACGAACCCACGGCGCACGACCCCCACGATCCTGATGAAGAGCTGGTGGTGAAACGCCAGGCCAAAAGCGAGAAGCCCGCAAAACCCAAGGCGGCCGCCAAGCCGCAGCCGAAACCGGCCCGCGCGCAGGCAAACGGCGTTTTGCCGCCGCTTTCGCTGCTCACGCAGCCGCCAGCTCAGGCGGGCGGCCCCTCCGAGGACGTGCTGCGCGCCCAGTCGGCCAGCCTCATGACCTGCTTGAGCGACTTCGGCATCCAGGGCGAGATCGTGCGCATCGTGCCCGGGCCGGTGGTCACCATGTTCGAGTTCAAGCCCGCTCCTGGGGTGAAGGTCAGTCGCATATCCGGGCTTTCAAACGACATCGCCCTGGCCATGAAGGCCATGGCCATCCGCATCGAGGCCCCCATCCCCGGGCGTGACACCGTGGGAGTGGAGATCCCCAACGTCAAGCGCCAGACCGTGTACCTGCGCGAGGTGCTGGAGTCCGACGCCTTCAACGGTTCGCCCTCCAGGCTGACGCTTTCCGTCGGCAAGGACATCCAGGGACGCCCCTTCACCGCCGACCTGGCCCGCATGCCGCACCTGCTGGTGGCGGGCGCCACGGGCAGCGGCAAGAGCGTGTGCATCAACGGCGTCCTGCTCTCGATTCTCTACAAGGCCCAGCCCAGCGAAGTGAAGCTCCTGCTCATCGACCCCAAGCGCATCGAGCTGGCCATGTACGCCGACCTGCCGCACCTGGTGCATCCCGTGGTCACGGACATGGCCCTGGCCAAGTCCGCCCTGGACTGGTGCGTGGCCGAGATGGACCGGCGCTATGAGGCCATGGCCGTGCTCGGGGTGCGCAACCTGGACGGCTACAACGAGAAGGCCGCCAAGCTGGCTGCCAATCCCGGCCCGGACGTCGAGGTGATCGAGCCCATGCCCTATCTGGTGCTCATCATCGATGAGCTGGCCGACCTCATGATGACCGCCGCCAAGGAAGTGGAGATCGCCATCGTGCGCCTGGCGCAGCTTGCGCGCGCGGCTGGCATCCACATGATCCTGGCCACCCAGCGCCCAAGCGTGGACGTGGTCACGGGCCTCATCAAGGCCAACTTCCCCACGCGCATCGCCTTCCAGGTGACCAGCCGCCACGACTCGCGCACCATCCTGGACACTGTGGGCGCGGAACACCTGCTTGGGCGCGGCGACATGCTCTTCAAGCCCAGCGGAGCCAAGATGGTGCGCATGCACGGGGCCTTCGTCTCCGACGAGGAGAGCGCCCGGGTGGTGGAATACTGGAAGGAGCGCCAAGCCCCCAGCTACCTCATGGACCTGGCCAGCTGGAACGACGCTTCCGGCGGCGACGGCCAGGGTGGCTTCGGCGACGGCGAGTCGCTTTCCGACCCGGTGTACCCCCAGGCCCTGGAGTTCGTCATGGAGCAGGGCAAGGCGTCCATATCGCTCATCCAGAGGCGTTTCAGGATAGGCTTCAACAGGGCCGCGCGGTTCATCGAACAGATGGAGCGCGAGGGGCTGCTCGGGCCGGCCGACGGCAGCAAGCCCCGCGTCGTGCTCAAGGGCAAGGACTAG